From the Cryptomeria japonica chromosome 2, Sugi_1.0, whole genome shotgun sequence genome, one window contains:
- the LOC131866441 gene encoding uncharacterized protein LOC131866441, whose product MATITITPRDRDCALVTHKSKLVKKLGYFELHIDLSKRVKMKGGEEDDEEDEEEEEEEEEEEEEEEVEEEEEEEKKKKKK is encoded by the exons atggctacaatcacaataactcccagagacagagactgtgcattAGTTACTCACAAATCAAAG ttggttaagaaattgggatattttgagcttcatattgatctatcaaagaga gtaaagatgaagggaggagaAGAAGACGACGAAGaagacgaagaagaagaagaagaagaagaagaagaagaagaagaagaagaagtagaagaagaagaagaagaagaa aagaagaagaagaagaag